Proteins encoded together in one Neobacillus sp. FSL H8-0543 window:
- a CDS encoding TerC family protein: MDSIWLEYGWALLVLIGLEGLLSADNALVLAVIAKHLPEDEKKRAINYGIIMAFVFRFAALFAISFIANVWQIQAIGAAYLLYLGLKHVIQARFGKDNKNIHKDDEQESRGKGFWPTTGKIALADLAFAIDSILAAVALALGLPDSPLDDFGGMDGGQFIVVVLGGIAGLILIKFAATWFVQLLDKRPALETTAYAIVAWVGVKLAVITLAHEDIGILDHDFPHGTTWTLIFYGVLVAIALIGWFAPGKK, encoded by the coding sequence ATGGATTCAATATGGCTGGAGTATGGCTGGGCCTTGCTGGTTCTTATTGGATTAGAAGGCCTATTATCGGCGGACAATGCCCTTGTGCTAGCAGTTATTGCCAAGCACTTACCCGAAGATGAGAAAAAAAGAGCGATAAATTACGGAATCATTATGGCCTTCGTTTTCAGATTTGCAGCACTTTTTGCTATTTCATTTATTGCAAATGTTTGGCAGATACAGGCAATAGGAGCGGCCTATCTTCTTTATCTCGGATTAAAGCATGTCATTCAGGCACGGTTCGGAAAAGATAATAAGAATATACATAAAGACGACGAACAGGAATCCAGAGGAAAAGGTTTCTGGCCCACTACAGGGAAAATTGCATTAGCTGACCTCGCGTTTGCCATTGATTCGATACTAGCTGCGGTTGCCCTTGCCCTCGGCCTTCCAGATTCACCGCTCGATGATTTCGGCGGGATGGATGGTGGACAGTTCATTGTTGTTGTTCTTGGAGGTATAGCTGGACTGATCTTGATTAAATTTGCAGCCACCTGGTTCGTACAGCTTCTTGATAAACGTCCGGCATTAGAAACAACCGCCTATGCCATTGTTGCCTGGGTCGGCGTCAAACTTGCCGTCATAACCCTAGCCCATGAAGATATCGGAATCTTAGATCATGATTTCCCCCACGGTACAACTTGGACTCTAATTTTCTATGGAGTACTAGTCGCTATCGCCCTAATTGGTTGGTTTGCACCTGGAAAAAAATAA
- a CDS encoding MaoC/PaaZ C-terminal domain-containing protein — MNHLNNLQVGESVSFSKTVSESDVYMFAGITGDLGENHVNEEYMKKTPYKKRIAHGALLVGYASTTSTLFIQKRSIPAVSYGYDSIRFIKPVFIGDTIYIIYTIDKICNDTQKSWAKIEIKNQDDELCAVAIHILKYIAKED, encoded by the coding sequence GTGAATCACTTGAATAATTTGCAAGTTGGTGAGAGTGTCAGTTTTAGTAAAACTGTTAGTGAATCAGATGTCTATATGTTCGCAGGGATTACGGGAGACTTGGGTGAAAACCATGTCAATGAAGAGTATATGAAAAAAACTCCCTATAAAAAACGGATTGCCCATGGAGCGCTGCTAGTAGGATATGCATCTACTACATCCACATTATTTATCCAAAAGAGAAGCATTCCAGCTGTTTCTTACGGGTATGACTCTATACGTTTTATCAAGCCAGTGTTTATAGGCGATACCATTTATATCATCTATACGATTGATAAAATTTGCAATGACACCCAAAAATCGTGGGCTAAGATTGAGATAAAGAACCAGGATGATGAATTGTGTGCAGTTGCTATTCACATTCTGAAATATATTGCAAAAGAGGATTAA